Genomic window (Bacteroides sp. AN502(2024)):
ACTCTAATTTTGTTTACACATCAATATGATACTTATCACGTAGATAGGCAATAATTTTCTCCTTATCGCTTCCACAAGCCTTCTTGATTTCGTACACTTTTGCATCTACCAATGTGCGATACCACCAGCCTTGCAGGAAAGTCCAAATGAAACCAACCTTACCATCCAAACAAGCCCCTTTCAGAAAATAGCGGTAACAGAAATAGGCGAAGGAACGCCAAAACAGAGGTTGACGGACGTATTTATGCTTCTTCATCCGCTTTGTCTGTGCCTGTCGGCTTATGTTCTTGTTCTCATCCGCCTCAGCTGCGCCAGTCAAATCCAGTTCGATATCCAGCAAATCCACCGCCTCTCGTATGGCATAGTTCACGTGCTTATGGCAGAACCAAGATAAGTCATTCAAATTATGGTCGCAGAAATCATGTTCAAACTCTACGGCACGACCTGCGGTCAACTGGATATGCTCGTCCATCAGTCTTTGTTCGCACATTCCCTTGCCGTACCGAAACACTCGTAACAATTTTACGGGATATATGCCTCTCTTCATCCATTTCTCCATGAATATATGGCGACGATTAAAGATGATGCCGGTTATATCTTCGGGCAAAGACGGTAGTTTGAATTGCAATTCTTCTACCAATTCAGGTAGTAGATATTCGTCTGCGTCCAAGCGTAGCAGCCATTCTGTATGAATTGGCGCATTTTGTAATCCCCAATTGAACTGCTTGGCATAATTGTTCTCCCAACGGTTTTGCAGGATATGCACATTATCAAACTCCTTGGCAATGTTAAGTGTCGCATCTGTGGAAAAACTGTCTATGATGAAAATATCTTTCGCTATTGGTGCCACATTCTTCAGGCAACGCCGGATATGTATTTCCTCATTGTAGGTAAGGATAACAACTGTAATATCAAGCATAGTTTTATTATTTTATGTAGAAGAATTCTATTTGCTTTTATATATTACAGGAATTTGTTGTTCAAACATTTCCAACAGTATTTT
Coding sequences:
- a CDS encoding glycosyltransferase family 2 protein, which encodes MLDITVVILTYNEEIHIRRCLKNVAPIAKDIFIIDSFSTDATLNIAKEFDNVHILQNRWENNYAKQFNWGLQNAPIHTEWLLRLDADEYLLPELVEELQFKLPSLPEDITGIIFNRRHIFMEKWMKRGIYPVKLLRVFRYGKGMCEQRLMDEHIQLTAGRAVEFEHDFCDHNLNDLSWFCHKHVNYAIREAVDLLDIELDLTGAAEADENKNISRQAQTKRMKKHKYVRQPLFWRSFAYFCYRYFLKGACLDGKVGFIWTFLQGWWYRTLVDAKVYEIKKACGSDKEKIIAYLRDKYHIDV